A stretch of DNA from Halobacteriovorax vibrionivorans:
GCAAAGTTTATCCTTTTGGACAAAACCCACCTGGAAAGTTTCAAGCGGCACAAGAGACTATCGAAAAACTATTAAGTGGACATGAGTTAGAAAAGAAGAAAGCACCAAAGGCATTTACAATCTTTGAATCAATTAATAAAGAATTTGAAGACTTCAAATTTACTTTTGAGGAAGAAGAAAGTGCTAATTTCACCCCTTTTAAAAAAGGTGAGCATATATTTACACAAAATGCACAACCTTACCTTTGCCCGGAAGAAAATTTACGAATGATTTTTCCCAATTCAAAGGTGATACTAGGACAAAGAGCATTATTACTAATCAAGGAACTTGAATAACTGATCAGGAGAAAATATGAGTGACTTTTTAATCGTTGCTGCAAGTGACGGAATGAATTTAAAAATGGCAGAGACACTAGAAAGCCTGTCTAAAGATACGGATGAATCATTTGAAGTTGTAAAATTAAGTGACTTCAACCTTCCTCTTTATACGACTCAAGAAGAGGAAAATGGAATTCCAGAAGATGGGAAAAAGCTAACTGAGAAATTTATTGCTGCAAAGGGATTTGTTTTTCTGACACCTGAATATAATGGCTCTGTTTCACCATCTTTTGTCAATGCAATCGCATGGGTATCTCGTTCGGGTGGAGAATCTTGGAGAGAAGCGTTTGTTAATAAGCCAGCTTTAATCGGAACTCACTCCGGAGGTGGCGGCCAATACGTTCTAGGAGCTATGTTAAATCAACTTTCATTTATTGGTATGAATGTCCTAGGTCGTAAATTACTTACAAATTATGGCAAGCCATTAAATGAAGACGCTGCAAAAGGCG
This window harbors:
- a CDS encoding NADPH-dependent FMN reductase — encoded protein: MSDFLIVAASDGMNLKMAETLESLSKDTDESFEVVKLSDFNLPLYTTQEEENGIPEDGKKLTEKFIAAKGFVFLTPEYNGSVSPSFVNAIAWVSRSGGESWREAFVNKPALIGTHSGGGGQYVLGAMLNQLSFIGMNVLGRKLLTNYGKPLNEDAAKGALEELVKIAK